DNA from Aggregatimonas sangjinii:
ATCAGCTTACCACATTCCTTATGGTACTCGGCCCATAGGGTTCCGGGAACTAAAAGCTTTGTGGCTTCGTTCTTTACACGAAGCACCGCATTGTATACTGCCTTTTGCCTATTGGTATAACGCCCGTTTACCGGTATCGTTCGCGTTAGATCACTTGAATAATTGGCGTATTCCGCGGCGACATCCATCAAAATCATATCCCCGTCCTTACATTGTTTGTTGTTCTCCAAATAGTGAAGCACATTGGCATTGTTCCCCGAAGCGATAATTGGCGGGTAGGCGAACCCTTTCGAACGATTGCGCACGAATTCATGCAACAGCTCTGCCTCGATTTCATATTCCCAGACTCCCGGTTCAACGAATTGCAACAACCGTCGAAATCCTTTTTCGGTGATGTTGCAGGCCGTCTGCATCAACTCAAGCTCCTCGGGTTCCTTGACCCCTCGAATATTCTGAAGAATCGGAAAACTCTTGGCAACCTTATGTGCGGGATATTTTCGCTTGCACTCTAGAATAAAACGATCTTCACGTGTTTGTAATTCCACCGCCTGCCGATAGTGTTCATTCGTGTTGAAGTACACTGTTTCCGCTTCGGTCATCAAATCGAAAAACACCTTGTCAAAGTCCGATAGCCAATAAATCGTTTGTATTCCCGATACTTCGGTCGCTTTTTCCTTGGTCAGCTTTTCCCCTTCCCATACGGCGATATGCGCATTGGTTTCCCTTACGAACAGTACATCCTTATGTTTGGCATCCATAGCATCGGGAAATAGAATCAAAATGGTTTCTTCCTGATCTGCCCCGCTCAGATAAAAAATATCGCGATGCTGCTCAAAAGGCATCGTACTATCGGCACTGATCGGATAAATATCATTGGAGTTGAACACTGCAATACTCTTTGGGGCCATTTGGGCCATAAACTTTTTGCGATTCTTTATAAATAGGGAATTTGGAATCTGATGGTATTTCATAAATGGTAATTTTGAAAAGGAAAAGACCTTAGCGCGTCGAGGCATCCCAATAATTATCGGGACGGAGCAGATTGTCTGACGGCACTCAGGTTCAAATCTCGATTATCGAGTAAATTTAAGGATTACGACTTGGGTGTACGAAGAATTTCTAGAACTTTTTACTCGTTTGAATCTGCATAATATTCTTTACTTTCGGACTTATTAATACAGTGCCAATTTAAAATAATATGCTTTCCTATGAAAAAAATGACCGCTTTGACCCTGTTCATAGTACTACTAATCTCGTGTAACGAAGGTGAAAAAGAAGAAACCCAAGCCGAACTTTTCGCCAGGCTGGATACGGAAATCAAACAAAACTCCAAAGCCTATAGTACGCTGGAAGAAGCGACCAAAACCATTGGCCATCGGCTGACCGGTTCGGAAAATGGCGCGAAGGCCGAAGAATATACCTATAACAAGTTTAAAGAATACGGTTTTGAGGATGTAACATATCAAATTTTCGAGGTAGAGGCATGGGCACGAGGAACTGTTTCACTTGAAGTAAATGGGAGGGATACGAAAGTCGTTACCTTGGGCCACTCGCCGGTCAAAGCCGAGGTTGCAGGGGAAATCGTAGATATGGGGAATGGCTTGGAGGCTGATTATCAGGCCAAGCCAGATGCCGTAAAGGATAAAATTTCGCTCGTTTATATCGGTATCCTCCCAGAAAGCGACGCAGGGCTGAGCAATTTGCACCGTAGCGAAAAAACGGCACTGGCCATTAAATATGGGGCCAAGGGAATAATCATCATCAATCAGGTCGATAATGGGGTGTTATTAACCGGAACGGCCTCGGTGACAGGGGAATTGATTCCCATTCCAGCGGTCTGTATCGGTAAAGAGGATGGAATGGCACTCAAAGCGTCCCTACAAACGGAAACTGCAACCGCCACCATCAAAATGACCAATAAGAGCGACATGATCAAGGCGAGAAATGTCATCGCTACGCTCAAAGGAAGTGAACTACCCGATGAAGAAATCATAATCGGCGGGCATCTCGATTCTTGGGATTTGGCAACAGGCGCCATCGACAACGGTATCGGCTCGTTTGCGGTCTTGGATATTGCACGGGCCTTTAAGGCAAACGAGCTACGACCTAAGAGAACCGTCAAATTCGTGATGTTCATGGGAGAGGAGCAGGGTTTGCTAGGCTCCAAATATCTGGTGGAACAAACGATAGCATCCGGTACAATCGATAACATCAAGTATATGATGAACCTTGATATGTCGGGCAATCCCATCGGTATGAACGCTGGAGGACAACTCGACAATGCCGATTTTTTCACGGAATTAGGGGCAGCGATTCAAGAGCAGGATACGATTTACAAAAACGATTTTTCAAACCGCTCGGGACTGCACAGCGATCATCAGCCCTTCATGCTCGAAGGCGTTCCCATTTTGTCGGTACACAGTAATCTCGACCGCTCCATTTACGGATGCTATCATTCCGATTGCGATGATTTCAATCTGGTCGACAAAAATCATATCACGAATACGGCGCGATTCGGTACGATGATGCTTTACGCTTTGGCCAACGCCGAGAAACTCCCCGCCACGAAGATGGACAGTGAGACCACAAAAGAATTTATGATAAAGAACGATTTAAAGGAAAAACTGATTATCGGGAACGATTGGAAATGGGAGGAATAGCGATCTTCAATTCGGGTTATACCCCAGAGCCCCAAGCTCCTCTTTGGTTTTATGGATGATATTTACATCCAAAGTAATCGGTGTGAGCGGCTGATCAATGGAATCGCGTTCAACTTGAACAATGGCATCAATGACATCCATTCCCTTGATTACCTTTCCAAAGACAGTATAGTCTCCGTCCAGTCGATGCTCGCCCTCCTTATTTTGAATGACGTAGAATTGACAACGGGCCGATAATTTCTGCGGATTCCCATCCCTGCCCGCACCGAGGGCTCCGTATTCATGTAGCAATTCGGAATCGAATTCAGGTTCCAAGAGGTATTCGGGATCGTTAAATCCTTCCGGGGTGTCCGGGCAACCGCCTTGCACTACAAAATCAGGAATGACCCGGTTAAAAGTAAGCGAATCCCAATAACCTTCTCGCGCCAATTGAATAAAACTATTTTTGTGTTTGGGCGTTTTATCACTCAACCAGACCAAAATATCCCCTTTAGGGGTTTTGATTTCCCCGATTTCGAAAGTTTCTTGGGCATTACAGCCCAAAAGGACTAAAACCAACAGCAAGAATAGATAATTTTTCATACGTTACGCTTTGTACCTCCTCAAATATACCCTTTTCCCTCACAAAAAAAAGAGACCCGTTCCGGGCCTCTCTTCCTAAGTGGTGGTCGGTTAATTACTTCTTTGAAATGATATTTTTCAGGGTACCGACAATGGCCATAATGACACCACCGCCAACACCGCCACCTGCAACACTACCCAGAATGGTCGACAGGTCCATTCCTCCAGCCGCCGCTTCTGAAGAGGCATTCACGGCTTCGGTGGTATCGACCCCCGTTGATGCCCCTGCCCCAAGACCGAGCATTCCAATAAGATAGCCGCCTAAACCGCCCCCTAGAATACCGGAGATTGCATTCCCTACAGTACCTAACGAAGCTTTATTGAACAGTTTCCCGGCCGTGATGCCCCCAAGGCCACCCGACACCAGCTGAATGATTAATGGTAAATACTCTTCCATTTTAAAAAGATTTAGTTGTTTGTATGACATAAATTTAACGATATATTTTAATTTTTATCAATTTAAAGTATTGAATATTACGATTTTATCAATCGCGCTTGAATTGAATAGCTACTCTAAAATGGGTTTGTGGCTGGTCAAGGGAATTCCTATCTTCCCAACTCCAATTTAATAGCCGTACGATGAAAAAAATGTTATTTATATTCTCCCTTACCTTTCCCCTTTTCTTTTTCGCACAATTGAATGCTACCGCGGCAACTCAAGTGAAAGCAGCGCTTGAACAGAAGAAAGCGATGCATGAAAATTCCCTGGTTAAGAATATCCCGCTTAAAAATATTGGCCCGACGGTCATGAGCGGTCGCGTGGTAGATGTTGACGTAAATCCTCAAAATCCAACGGAATTCTATGTAGGTTATGCATCAGGTGGCCTATGGTACACCAATAATAATGGCACTTCTTTTACGCCCGTATTGGATAATTCGCAAACGCAGAATGTCGGTGATATCGCTGTAGACTGGTCGAAAGGCACTATATGGGTAGGGACTGGCGAGAACAATGCCTCGCGCTCGTCCTATGCCGGTATTGGCATCTTGAAGTCTACGGATAAAGGGGAAACCTGGCAGCATATGGGGCTTACCGATTCACATCATATCGGACGGATTATCATCAATCCCGAAAATCCGGACGAAGTGGTCGTCGGCGTAACGGGGCATTTGTATACGCCCAACGAGGAACGTGGCATCTTTAAAACGACGGATGGGGGTCAAACATGGCAGAAAACCCTTTTTATAAGCGATTCAGTGGGAATTATCGATGTCGCAACCGCACCCTATAATTTTAATGTGCTCTACGCCGCTTCTTGGCAGAAAGATAGAAAAGCATGGGATTTTCAAGGCAATGGCAACGGCTCGGCTATCTACAAGAGTACCGATGGAGGCACCAGCTGGAACAAAATTTCCACTCCTGAAAGTGGTTTTCCCACAGGGGATGGTGTAGGTCGTATTGGCCTTGCGGTCTTCAACGACCAAACGGTCTATGCAGTGCACGACAGCCAATTCAGACGTGAAAAATCAAAGGAAGATTATAAGAAATCAGACGGACTCACCAAAGATGACTTCAAGTCGATGTCGAAAGATGCTTTCCTAAGACTCGAGGACAAGCAACTGAACGACTATCTTAAAACCAACGGATTTCAAGAAAAGTACAGAGCCGATAACGTGAAACAACTCGTACGCAGCGGTACGGCGCAACCCGCCGATTTGGCGAAATACCTCGAAGATGCCAATTCGATGTTGTTCGACACTCCGGTGGTGGGTGCCGAAGTATATCGTAGCGACGACGGTGGCCTTACATGGAAAAAACAGAACGAAGAGTATATAGACGACCTTTTTTACAGCTACGGTTACTATTTTGCCCAAATTCGGGTCGATCCGTCAAATATCGATAGGATCTACCTTGCGGGAGTTCCTATCATCAAATCTAACGATGCTGGAAAAACCTTCTCCAATATTAATGGCGAAAATGTACATGCCGATCATCATGCCCTATGGATCAATCCGAAAATGCCAGGGCATCTCATCAATGGAAACGACGGGGGCATCAATATATCGTACGACGATGGGAAAAATTGGATCAAGAATAACTCCCCGCAAGTGGGGCAATTCTACGCTATCAACGTAGACAATCAAGAACCCTATCATGTATACGGCGGTTTGCAGGACAACGGCGTATGGGCCGGGCCGCATAACTCTGAGGAAGATAGTGGTTGGCACCAGTCTGGAGACTATCCTTGGAAAAGGTTGATGGGCGGCGACGGCATGCAAGTTCAGATTGACAGTCGTAACCACAATATCGTTTACACCGGCTTTCAATTTGGGAACTATTTTCGGATAAACAAGGAAAACAAGGCGCGTAAGGCCATTCAGCCCAAGCATGAATTGGGTGAAACGCCCTATCGCTTTAATTGGCAGACACCGATTCTACTCTCGCCCCACAATCAGGATATCCTGTATTTGGGTGGAAATAAATTGCACCGATCAATGAACCAAGGCGAAGATTGGGAGACGATTTCTGATGATCTTACCCAAGGTGGAAAACCGGGGAATGTTGCCTACGGCACCTTAACGACCCTATCCGAATCCCCTTTTCAATTCGGATTGCTCTATACGGGAAGTGACGACGGTTTGGTAAAAGTCACGCAGAACGCGGGCGGAAGCTGGAATACCATTTCAAACTCCTTACCTCAAAATTTGTGGGTAAGTCGCGTTGCAGCTTCCAAACACAAGAAAGAACGTGTGTATGCGACGCTGAATGGGTATCGCAACGATGATTTTACACCCTATGTATATGTAAGCGAAGATTACGGCACTACTTGGAAACCCATTTCCGATGGGCTTCCCGCATCACCCGTTAATGTCATTGATGAAGACCCCGAAAATGAAAACCTGCTTTTTCTGGGAACCGATAACGGACTCTATGTTTCCTTTGACCGCGGCGATTCTTGGGAAGTCTTTCAAAACGGAATGCCCAATGTAGCCGTTCACGATTTGGTGATTCAACCAGAGGCCAAGCACCTCTTAGTGGGTACCCACGGGCGCAGTATCTACAAGGCCGATATTTCACATCTCCAAAGCCTGACCTCGGATATATTAAGCAAAGAACTACACGTATTCCAACCCGAAAATATGAAGCATTCGGAGCGTTGGGGTAATTCTTGGAGCTCATGGGGAAAGCCGCAGACCCCAGGGTTAGATATTGTTTTATACAGTTCGACGCCAACTAACTTTAAAGCAAAAATCTATACAGTGGATGGCATTATCGTTAGCGAAACGGAAATACAGGGCGACAAGGGCCTCAATATCCTATCGTATGACATGGCATTTTCAAAATTAGGGAAAGCGGCCTATTTGAAAAAGAAAAAAGTCGAGTTGAAGGAAGCTAAAAATGGAAAGACCTATCTGCCAAAGGGTAAGTATGTAGTTGAAATCGATGGGGATGGAACCGAGGAGGAAGTCGAGTTTGAAATTGAATAAATGTTCCTAAGAATAGAGAAGCTTCCGGAAAAATTAATGGTCGGTAAATCCGTTCGTATGTCCTTGATTGAAAATAAGACCGCGGAGGTATGGCTCTATTTTATGCGTAACCGGTCAAGACTTAACAATACTGTGGGTAGCGATCTGTATTCGATTCAAGTGTATGATCAACTGAATTATTTTGAACACTTCAATCCGCATACTAAATTCTTAAAGTGGGCGGCTATAGAAGTTGAAAGCATAGGTAATATACCGGATGATTTTAAGGCCTTCACCCTAGACCCTGGGCTGTATGCCGTTTTTTTACATAAAGGCCTCGCGAGTGAATTTCAGAAAACGGTTCAATACATTTTTGGCCAGTGGTTGCCCCAATCTTCTTACGAATTAGACGACCGACCACACTTTGAGCTTTTGGGTGGGAAATACAAAAACAATGACCCCAACTCCGAGGAGGAGGTTTGGATACCGATAAGAGACCTAAATAGAACAGCTAAAATTTGAATCGATGAAAAAAGTTACCCTTCTACTTTTAATTGGCTTGATGACCTTCGCCGCCCTTCCCTCTTGTTCCCAAACAGAAAACACTACCATTCAAGTTTTGATTCTCGATGGGCAGAACAATCATGTGCAATGGCCGAAAATTACCTTCATGCTCAAGGAGTATCTCGAGGAAACC
Protein-coding regions in this window:
- a CDS encoding VPS10 domain-containing protein, which produces MKKMLFIFSLTFPLFFFAQLNATAATQVKAALEQKKAMHENSLVKNIPLKNIGPTVMSGRVVDVDVNPQNPTEFYVGYASGGLWYTNNNGTSFTPVLDNSQTQNVGDIAVDWSKGTIWVGTGENNASRSSYAGIGILKSTDKGETWQHMGLTDSHHIGRIIINPENPDEVVVGVTGHLYTPNEERGIFKTTDGGQTWQKTLFISDSVGIIDVATAPYNFNVLYAASWQKDRKAWDFQGNGNGSAIYKSTDGGTSWNKISTPESGFPTGDGVGRIGLAVFNDQTVYAVHDSQFRREKSKEDYKKSDGLTKDDFKSMSKDAFLRLEDKQLNDYLKTNGFQEKYRADNVKQLVRSGTAQPADLAKYLEDANSMLFDTPVVGAEVYRSDDGGLTWKKQNEEYIDDLFYSYGYYFAQIRVDPSNIDRIYLAGVPIIKSNDAGKTFSNINGENVHADHHALWINPKMPGHLINGNDGGINISYDDGKNWIKNNSPQVGQFYAINVDNQEPYHVYGGLQDNGVWAGPHNSEEDSGWHQSGDYPWKRLMGGDGMQVQIDSRNHNIVYTGFQFGNYFRINKENKARKAIQPKHELGETPYRFNWQTPILLSPHNQDILYLGGNKLHRSMNQGEDWETISDDLTQGGKPGNVAYGTLTTLSESPFQFGLLYTGSDDGLVKVTQNAGGSWNTISNSLPQNLWVSRVAASKHKKERVYATLNGYRNDDFTPYVYVSEDYGTTWKPISDGLPASPVNVIDEDPENENLLFLGTDNGLYVSFDRGDSWEVFQNGMPNVAVHDLVIQPEAKHLLVGTHGRSIYKADISHLQSLTSDILSKELHVFQPENMKHSERWGNSWSSWGKPQTPGLDIVLYSSTPTNFKAKIYTVDGIIVSETEIQGDKGLNILSYDMAFSKLGKAAYLKKKKVELKEAKNGKTYLPKGKYVVEIDGDGTEEEVEFEIE
- a CDS encoding peptidylprolyl isomerase, with the translated sequence MKNYLFLLLVLVLLGCNAQETFEIGEIKTPKGDILVWLSDKTPKHKNSFIQLAREGYWDSLTFNRVIPDFVVQGGCPDTPEGFNDPEYLLEPEFDSELLHEYGALGAGRDGNPQKLSARCQFYVIQNKEGEHRLDGDYTVFGKVIKGMDVIDAIVQVERDSIDQPLTPITLDVNIIHKTKEELGALGYNPN
- a CDS encoding aminopeptidase P family protein — encoded protein: MKYHQIPNSLFIKNRKKFMAQMAPKSIAVFNSNDIYPISADSTMPFEQHRDIFYLSGADQEETILILFPDAMDAKHKDVLFVRETNAHIAVWEGEKLTKEKATEVSGIQTIYWLSDFDKVFFDLMTEAETVYFNTNEHYRQAVELQTREDRFILECKRKYPAHKVAKSFPILQNIRGVKEPEELELMQTACNITEKGFRRLLQFVEPGVWEYEIEAELLHEFVRNRSKGFAYPPIIASGNNANVLHYLENNKQCKDGDMILMDVAAEYANYSSDLTRTIPVNGRYTNRQKAVYNAVLRVKNEATKLLVPGTLWAEYHKECGKLMTSELLGLGLLDKADVQNEDPDWPAYKQYFMHGTSHHIGLNTHDYGELKTPMKANMVFTVEPGIYIPEEKMGVRLEDDVVIQESGEPFNLMKNIPIEVEEIEGLMAK
- a CDS encoding GyrI-like domain-containing protein; the encoded protein is MFLRIEKLPEKLMVGKSVRMSLIENKTAEVWLYFMRNRSRLNNTVGSDLYSIQVYDQLNYFEHFNPHTKFLKWAAIEVESIGNIPDDFKAFTLDPGLYAVFLHKGLASEFQKTVQYIFGQWLPQSSYELDDRPHFELLGGKYKNNDPNSEEEVWIPIRDLNRTAKI
- a CDS encoding M20/M25/M40 family metallo-hydrolase — encoded protein: MKKMTALTLFIVLLISCNEGEKEETQAELFARLDTEIKQNSKAYSTLEEATKTIGHRLTGSENGAKAEEYTYNKFKEYGFEDVTYQIFEVEAWARGTVSLEVNGRDTKVVTLGHSPVKAEVAGEIVDMGNGLEADYQAKPDAVKDKISLVYIGILPESDAGLSNLHRSEKTALAIKYGAKGIIIINQVDNGVLLTGTASVTGELIPIPAVCIGKEDGMALKASLQTETATATIKMTNKSDMIKARNVIATLKGSELPDEEIIIGGHLDSWDLATGAIDNGIGSFAVLDIARAFKANELRPKRTVKFVMFMGEEQGLLGSKYLVEQTIASGTIDNIKYMMNLDMSGNPIGMNAGGQLDNADFFTELGAAIQEQDTIYKNDFSNRSGLHSDHQPFMLEGVPILSVHSNLDRSIYGCYHSDCDDFNLVDKNHITNTARFGTMMLYALANAEKLPATKMDSETTKEFMIKNDLKEKLIIGNDWKWEE